In a single window of the Campylobacter fetus subsp. testudinum 03-427 genome:
- a CDS encoding DnaJ-like membrane chaperone protein (N-terminal terB-like domain) (Pfam matches to PF00226.27 DnaJ, and to PF05099.9 TerB), translating into MHIFIVIAVVVAIFYILSKNYIKKPSGNFDNRSFDILDAKFFVRLIAKVAKSDGVVSKEEAYYISLIFDDICNNLKNASIRYELKETYEREKNSSNTAFSIALEYKTKLHLSDRACVNIVMFLLNLAYIDGEFNSAEKKILNEICDGFGISKLIKDTLFERFESEFNHKQSSQSTTNKDPYEVLEINKDASFDEIKKQYRKLAKQNHPDFLMGADEKVISNATKRLQEINEAYAVLKAKFEK; encoded by the coding sequence ATGCATATTTTTATTGTAATTGCGGTTGTTGTTGCTATTTTTTATATCCTTAGTAAGAATTATATAAAAAAACCTAGTGGAAATTTTGATAATAGATCTTTTGATATTTTAGATGCTAAGTTTTTCGTAAGACTTATAGCAAAAGTTGCAAAAAGCGATGGAGTCGTGTCCAAAGAAGAGGCTTATTATATATCTTTAATATTTGATGATATATGCAATAATCTTAAAAATGCAAGTATCAGATATGAGTTAAAAGAGACTTACGAAAGAGAAAAAAATAGTTCAAATACCGCATTTAGCATAGCTTTAGAGTATAAAACGAAGCTTCATCTTAGTGATCGAGCTTGTGTAAATATAGTTATGTTTTTACTAAATTTAGCTTATATAGATGGTGAGTTTAATAGTGCCGAAAAGAAGATCTTAAATGAAATTTGCGATGGATTTGGTATCAGTAAGCTTATAAAAGATACTCTTTTTGAGCGTTTTGAAAGCGAATTTAATCATAAGCAAAGTAGCCAAAGCACTACTAACAAAGATCCATATGAGGTCTTAGAAATAAATAAAGACGCTAGTTTTGATGAGATAAAAAAACAATATAGAAAACTTGCTAAACAAAATCATCCAGATTTCTTAATGGGAGCAGACGAAAAAGTCATTAGTAACGCTACAAAGAGACTTCAAGAGATAAATGAAGCTTACGCGGTTTTAAAAGCTAAATTTGAAAAATAG
- the purH gene encoding AICAR transformylase / IMP cyclohydrolase (bifunctional~Pfam matches to PF01808.14 AICARFT_IMPCHas, and to PF02142.18 MGS), which produces MRALISVSDKSGIADFAKGLESLGFEILSTGGTYKALKEANLKVVEVSDYTKSPEMFEGRVKTLHPKIHGGILHKRDDASHVKQASEFDIGAIDLVCVNLYPFKETTIRTDDFGEIIENIDIGGPAMVRSAAKNFKDVIIVTDVNDYDAVLEALKNGSDSYEFRLGMMIKAFEHTASYDSMIANYMNDRFKGGFGEKRFISAAKVFECRYGENPHQKGAAYEFDSFLSLNFTQLKGEASFNNMTDINSAVSIASSFGDAPAVAICKHANPCGFAIGKDVLDSYEKALKCDPVSAFGGVVAINGTLTKELALKTKEIFIEVIIAANVEDGVLEIYSDKKRTKIFTQNNKYLVRSGDKWDFKHIDGGFVFQEKDYVKDDEVANAKLVTKKQADVSELNDLKIAWKIAALTKSNCVVYVKDATLLAIGMGMTSRVDAARAAVAKAHDMGIDLRGCALASEAFFPFRDSIEIASKVGVKNVIQPGGSIRDEDVIAAADESGMSMYFTGIRHFLH; this is translated from the coding sequence ATGAGAGCGCTTATCAGTGTGAGTGATAAAAGCGGGATTGCGGATTTTGCAAAAGGACTTGAAAGCTTAGGCTTTGAGATTTTGAGTACTGGTGGAACTTATAAAGCATTAAAAGAGGCAAATTTAAAAGTGGTTGAAGTCAGTGATTATACTAAAAGTCCTGAGATGTTCGAGGGTCGCGTAAAGACTTTACACCCAAAAATTCACGGTGGAATTTTGCATAAAAGAGATGACGCTAGCCACGTAAAACAAGCGAGCGAGTTTGATATCGGCGCTATAGATTTAGTTTGTGTAAATTTATATCCGTTTAAAGAGACTACTATCCGCACTGATGATTTTGGTGAAATCATCGAAAATATCGACATTGGCGGTCCTGCTATGGTGAGAAGCGCGGCAAAAAACTTTAAAGACGTCATCATCGTAACAGACGTAAATGACTATGACGCGGTTTTAGAAGCTCTAAAAAATGGTAGCGATAGTTACGAGTTTAGACTAGGTATGATGATAAAGGCGTTCGAGCACACCGCTAGTTATGACTCTATGATAGCAAACTATATGAATGATAGATTTAAAGGTGGTTTTGGAGAAAAAAGATTTATAAGCGCGGCAAAAGTGTTTGAGTGCAGATATGGCGAAAATCCTCACCAAAAAGGCGCTGCTTACGAGTTTGACAGCTTTTTGAGTTTAAATTTTACTCAGCTAAAAGGCGAAGCAAGTTTCAACAATATGACAGATATCAACTCAGCTGTTTCTATCGCTAGTAGTTTTGGAGACGCTCCTGCGGTGGCTATCTGCAAACACGCAAATCCTTGCGGTTTTGCTATTGGTAAAGACGTTTTAGATAGCTATGAAAAAGCTTTGAAATGTGACCCTGTGAGTGCATTTGGTGGAGTCGTAGCGATAAATGGAACTCTTACCAAAGAGCTTGCGCTTAAGACTAAAGAGATATTTATAGAAGTCATCATCGCTGCAAATGTTGAAGATGGTGTTTTAGAAATTTATAGTGATAAAAAACGTACAAAAATCTTTACTCAAAATAACAAATACCTTGTCCGCTCAGGCGATAAATGGGATTTTAAACATATAGATGGCGGTTTTGTGTTTCAAGAAAAAGACTATGTAAAGGATGATGAAGTTGCAAATGCAAAATTAGTAACCAAAAAACAAGCCGACGTTAGTGAGCTAAACGACTTAAAGATCGCGTGGAAGATAGCTGCACTTACAAAATCAAACTGTGTGGTTTATGTAAAAGACGCTACACTTTTAGCCATAGGTATGGGTATGACAAGTAGAGTGGACGCCGCTAGAGCAGCGGTGGCAAAAGCTCACGATATGGGCATAGATTTAAGAGGCTGCGCACTTGCAAGCGAAGCGTTTTTCCCATTTAGAGATAGCATAGAGATAGCTAGTAAAGTAGGGGTTAAAAACGTTATCCAACCAGGCGGTAGCATACGCGATGAAGACGTTATCGCTGCGGCTGATGAGTCTGGTATGAGTATGTACTTTACTGGTATAAGACACTTTTTGCATTAG
- a CDS encoding putative membrane protein, whose protein sequence is MAKLLNTFAPPFKLVGAYFVISIIFAIFSIFLYKFSNFDVVLNLQTATFLHIFLVGFVISIIKGSIYQLSSVILNRAFFTLKGAYINVFVYTVALVLFLNGTFFENTLLIYFGSVMLFLSLLYFDICYLLSFLNLKISSFSQLCLFVSAIMFLIGICFGMLLVLIIFGWLNFDFIMILRFHLYFVFGFIFFTVLGASSVLLPMFSLAHNVNFGLFYASFTLYIFGFFLVWFLPDWALKLILSAAVLAVLQWILILKNRVRKAYDYWNLNLIFSFFMLGFSLFSYYFLSLNLAVFTLFFGFLYPFIVAHIYKIMPFLIWYHYISKFVGKMKVPNLEDMIMKKTAYLGLVFNLIAIVFICFKFEYLAQVFMFVSAILVLVNMINFLKYINFGVKL, encoded by the coding sequence ATGGCTAAGCTTTTAAACACGTTTGCACCGCCTTTTAAACTAGTTGGTGCATACTTCGTGATCTCTATCATATTTGCGATATTTTCCATTTTTTTATACAAATTTAGCAATTTTGATGTTGTACTAAATTTACAAACTGCTACTTTTTTACACATATTTTTAGTTGGATTTGTTATTAGTATCATCAAAGGCTCTATTTATCAGCTTAGTTCGGTTATCTTAAATCGAGCATTTTTTACTTTAAAAGGTGCGTATATCAATGTTTTTGTTTATACTGTGGCGCTTGTACTGTTTTTAAATGGGACGTTCTTTGAAAATACTTTGCTTATATATTTTGGCTCTGTTATGTTGTTTTTGAGTTTGCTTTATTTTGATATTTGCTATCTTTTGAGTTTTTTAAATTTAAAGATAAGTAGTTTTTCTCAGCTCTGCCTTTTTGTGTCAGCTATAATGTTTTTGATAGGTATCTGCTTTGGAATGCTGCTAGTGCTAATTATATTTGGCTGGTTGAACTTTGATTTTATAATGATACTTAGATTTCACTTATATTTTGTTTTTGGATTTATATTTTTTACTGTTCTTGGAGCTTCTAGCGTACTTTTACCTATGTTTAGTTTGGCTCATAATGTGAATTTCGGGCTATTTTACGCAAGTTTTACGCTTTATATATTTGGATTTTTTCTTGTCTGGTTTTTGCCAGATTGGGCTTTAAAACTCATTTTGAGTGCGGCTGTGCTTGCTGTTTTGCAGTGGATTTTGATATTGAAAAATAGAGTTAGGAAGGCTTATGATTATTGGAATTTAAATCTTATTTTTAGCTTTTTTATGCTTGGTTTTTCGCTATTTTCATACTATTTTTTGAGTTTAAATTTGGCTGTTTTTACTCTATTTTTTGGCTTTTTATACCCTTTTATCGTAGCTCATATATATAAAATTATGCCATTTTTGATCTGGTATCACTATATATCAAAATTTGTAGGAAAGATGAAAGTTCCTAATTTAGAAGATATGATTATGAAAAAAACTGCTTATTTAGGACTTGTTTTTAATCTAATTGCTATTGTTTTTATATGTTTTAAATTTGAGTATTTAGCGCAGGTTTTTATGTTTGTTAGTGCTATTTTAGTGCTGGTTAATATGATAAATTTTTTAAAATATATTAATTTTGGAGTTAAGTTATGA
- a CDS encoding putative protein (DUF59 domain) (Pfam match to PF01883.15 DUF59) encodes MKDKIYDELKKIVDPEIGFDIVSLGLIYNVEVSGDKAVVTMSLSTKSCPLHELILGWVEDGVLRVVKECEIDLVWEPAWNIDMASDEIKAILG; translated from the coding sequence ATGAAAGACAAAATATATGACGAATTGAAAAAAATAGTAGATCCTGAAATCGGCTTTGATATAGTATCTTTAGGACTTATCTACAATGTTGAAGTGTCTGGAGATAAAGCGGTTGTGACAATGAGTTTATCTACTAAATCTTGCCCCTTGCATGAGTTGATTTTGGGCTGGGTAGAAGATGGCGTTTTAAGAGTAGTAAAAGAGTGTGAGATAGATCTGGTTTGGGAACCAGCATGGAACATTGATATGGCAAGCGATGAAATAAAGGCAATTTTAGGGTGA